Proteins from a single region of Rhea pennata isolate bPtePen1 chromosome 6, bPtePen1.pri, whole genome shotgun sequence:
- the LOC134142373 gene encoding pancreas transcription factor 1 subunit alpha-like, which translates to MEEPFYSFEQEDSTSEFPFWDQADPNNQLQTQLDKFLLDCSSLSNQLSPWSSFACQPLVPDDPLSLLDVTGGELGLEQSAELDSSSSQLGPSTPPLRRPRHFPPHPYKVQRHAANIRERKRMLSINSAFDEVKCHVPTFPYEKRLSKIDTLRLAIAYIALLSDILLSGHHPKSYVEQCLKNGSQGHHQAIWNTSDLTAHLSWVKWD; encoded by the exons ATGGAGGAACCTTTTTACAGCTTTGAGCAGGAAGATTCCACTTCTGAATTTCCCTTCTGGGACCAGGCAGATCCCAACAATCAGCTCCAAACACAGCTAGATAAATTCCTATTGGACTGTTCCTCCCTGTCAAACCAGTTGTCCCCCTGGTCATCCTTTGCTTGCCAGCCCCTGGTACCTGATGACCCTCTCTCCCTACTAGATGTCACTGGAGgagagctggggctggagcagAGTGCTGAACTGGACAGCTCCTCATCCCAGCTAGGGCCCAGCACGCCGCCGCTGAGACGTCCCAGGCACTTCCCACCTCACCCCTACAAGGTCCAAAGACACGCTGCAAACAtcagggagaggaagaggatgctCAGCATCAACTCTGCCTTTGATGAGGTCAAGTGCCATGTACCAACTTTTCCATATGAAAAGCGCCTCTCCAAAATTGACACGCTACGGCTGGCCATTGCATACATTGCTCTGCTCAGCGACATCCTCCTCTCTGGACATCATCCTAAGTCCTATGTGGAGCAGTGCCTGAAGAATGGCTCTCAAGGCCACCACCAGGCAATCTGGAACACAAGTG ATCTGACAGCCCACCTGTCCTGGGTAAAGTGGGATTAA